From Salinirubrum litoreum, one genomic window encodes:
- a CDS encoding alkaline phosphatase family protein, whose product MELLLVGIDAACAGVTDPLAREGRIPTLARLFDDGERGPLRSQVPPWTASAWPSLYTGTNPGKHGVFGFLTFDGYDYDVVNATHVRERPLWHTLDHHGLSSVVVNVPVTGPPEPFDGALIPGYTAPENPPCHPDGLLDEVREAVGDYRVYPDWTGTDRTPSREERVSAYTRLVGQRGSAFRYLADRFDPDFGFLQFQQSDTVFHELPGDDEAVAAVYERIDREIRETIEATEPRIVVVASDHGMGEYGGYEYRVNEHLRREGLVTGTRGAGGMPEWGDVRDGALAGEDTPGLAERAMATAASVGITSQRIAGVLSTLRLAGVVQRIVPEDVVRAGIERVDFPASQVYMRSRIECGVRINLAGREPAGVVSDEEYEPLRDRLIELFQSVETPDGDPVFERVARREEVFDGPRVEDAPDVIVVPADFDQFLSAQLRESVFGEPREPYNHKWDGVIALSGPGTESADLAGAHLFDVAPTVLALLDLPADERMDGRSLVPESRERITYPAWDAGDRRETADETVEEHLEQLGYLDS is encoded by the coding sequence AGTTGTTACTCGTCGGGATCGACGCCGCCTGCGCGGGGGTCACAGACCCCCTCGCGCGGGAGGGGCGGATTCCGACACTCGCTCGACTGTTCGACGACGGCGAGCGTGGTCCCCTCCGGTCGCAGGTGCCGCCGTGGACGGCCAGTGCGTGGCCCTCGCTGTACACCGGGACGAACCCCGGCAAACACGGCGTCTTCGGGTTTCTGACGTTCGACGGCTACGACTACGACGTGGTGAACGCGACCCACGTTCGGGAGCGCCCGCTCTGGCACACGCTCGACCACCACGGCCTGTCGAGCGTCGTCGTCAACGTCCCCGTCACCGGCCCACCAGAACCGTTCGACGGTGCGCTGATCCCCGGCTACACCGCCCCGGAGAACCCGCCGTGTCACCCCGACGGCCTCCTCGACGAGGTGCGCGAGGCGGTCGGCGACTACCGCGTCTACCCCGACTGGACCGGCACCGACCGGACGCCGTCGCGTGAGGAGCGCGTGTCGGCGTACACGCGCCTCGTCGGCCAGCGTGGCTCGGCGTTCCGGTATCTCGCGGATCGGTTCGATCCGGACTTCGGCTTCCTCCAGTTCCAGCAGTCCGACACCGTCTTCCACGAACTGCCGGGCGACGACGAGGCGGTCGCGGCGGTGTACGAACGCATCGACCGCGAAATCAGAGAGACAATCGAGGCGACCGAGCCTCGGATCGTCGTCGTCGCCAGCGACCACGGGATGGGCGAGTACGGCGGCTACGAGTACCGGGTGAACGAACACCTGCGACGCGAGGGGCTGGTGACCGGGACGCGCGGTGCCGGCGGGATGCCCGAGTGGGGCGACGTCCGCGACGGCGCACTCGCGGGCGAGGACACACCGGGTCTCGCGGAGCGAGCGATGGCGACCGCCGCGAGCGTCGGGATCACGAGCCAGCGAATCGCGGGCGTCCTCTCGACGCTCCGGCTCGCGGGCGTCGTCCAGCGCATCGTCCCCGAAGACGTCGTCCGGGCCGGTATCGAGCGTGTGGACTTCCCGGCCTCGCAGGTCTACATGCGCTCCCGCATCGAGTGCGGCGTCCGGATCAACCTCGCCGGCAGGGAACCGGCGGGCGTCGTCTCGGATGAGGAGTACGAGCCCCTGCGAGATCGACTGATCGAGCTCTTCCAGTCGGTCGAGACGCCCGATGGCGATCCGGTCTTCGAGCGTGTCGCACGCAGAGAAGAGGTGTTCGACGGGCCACGCGTCGAGGACGCCCCCGACGTGATCGTCGTGCCGGCGGACTTCGATCAGTTCCTCTCGGCACAGCTTCGGGAGTCGGTGTTCGGCGAGCCACGCGAGCCGTACAACCACAAGTGGGACGGCGTGATCGCGTTGTCGGGACCGGGCACCGAGTCGGCCGACCTCGCGGGCGCACACCTGTTCGACGTGGCACCGACGGTCCTCGCGCTGCTGGATCTGCCGGCGGACGAACGCATGGACGGGCGGTCGCTCGTCCCCGAGTCGCGGGAGCGCATCACGTATCCGGCGTGGGACGCGGGCGACCGGCGGGAGACCGCCGACGAGACCGTCGAGGAACATCTGGAACAGTTGGGGTATCTCGACTCATGA